Proteins encoded together in one Synechococcus sp. BL107 window:
- the hisD gene encoding histidinol dehydrogenase, which produces MPEKNPAGFSLRIVRDPEQAKGELQRLVQRTAHAQQQDAQARVDTILSDVRTRGDTAVVEYTERFDGFRPEPAAVPQVQLEHAWQNLPVNLQDALELAHRRITDFHQRQRPIDIASEGPYGERLGRRWRPVDRAGLYVPGGRASYPSTVLMNAVPAKVAGVKEVVICSPAGRDGTVNPVVLAASYLAGVRTVFRLGGAQAIAAMAYGTESVPKVDVISGPGNLYVTLAKQAVYGQVGIDSLAGPSEVLVIADQSAKPDQVAADLLAQAEHDPLAAAVLITTNPALADQIVHEIEQQLEGHPRREICEASINDWGLVVVCDDLESCAELSDSFAPEHLELLVERPQALAERIQHAGAIFLGPWSPEAVGDYLAGPNHTLPTCGAARFSGALSVETFMRHTSLIGFNRAALEATGSAVQELAKSEGLHSHAESVRRRLS; this is translated from the coding sequence TTGCCTGAGAAGAATCCGGCGGGTTTTTCACTCCGCATCGTGCGAGATCCGGAGCAGGCCAAAGGAGAACTCCAGCGCCTCGTCCAACGCACGGCTCACGCCCAACAGCAAGACGCACAGGCAAGGGTCGACACGATTTTGTCCGATGTCCGGACCCGGGGGGATACCGCCGTTGTCGAATACACCGAGCGATTTGACGGCTTCCGTCCCGAACCGGCCGCTGTTCCCCAAGTGCAGCTCGAGCATGCATGGCAAAACCTTCCGGTCAATCTCCAAGACGCCCTGGAGCTCGCGCATCGGCGCATCACCGACTTTCATCAACGTCAGCGGCCAATCGACATCGCCAGCGAGGGGCCCTATGGAGAACGGCTTGGACGCCGCTGGAGACCGGTTGATCGGGCTGGGTTGTACGTGCCGGGAGGTCGAGCGTCTTATCCCAGCACAGTCCTGATGAATGCCGTGCCAGCGAAAGTTGCTGGAGTCAAGGAGGTGGTGATCTGTTCTCCGGCGGGTCGCGACGGAACAGTCAATCCAGTCGTTCTTGCGGCCTCTTATCTCGCTGGCGTTCGAACCGTCTTTCGCCTTGGCGGTGCCCAAGCGATCGCTGCAATGGCCTACGGCACAGAAAGCGTTCCCAAGGTGGACGTGATCAGCGGGCCAGGAAATCTCTACGTCACCCTGGCCAAACAAGCTGTGTATGGCCAAGTCGGCATCGACTCCCTGGCGGGCCCTAGTGAAGTTTTAGTGATCGCTGATCAAAGCGCCAAGCCGGATCAAGTTGCCGCAGACCTCTTAGCCCAAGCCGAGCATGACCCCCTCGCGGCTGCGGTTCTGATCACCACCAATCCAGCCTTGGCGGATCAGATTGTCCATGAAATCGAGCAACAACTCGAGGGACACCCACGTCGTGAAATCTGCGAGGCCTCCATCAATGACTGGGGATTGGTCGTGGTCTGCGACGACCTCGAAAGCTGCGCCGAGTTGAGCGACAGCTTTGCTCCAGAGCATTTGGAGCTGTTGGTGGAACGTCCACAGGCGTTGGCTGAACGGATCCAACATGCCGGTGCCATTTTTCTAGGCCCTTGGTCACCGGAGGCGGTTGGTGATTATTTGGCAGGTCCGAATCACACCCTGCCGACCTGTGGCGCAGCTCGGTTTAGTGGCGCCCTCAGCGTTGAGACATTCATGCGACACACCTCGTTGATCGGCTTTAACCGTGCGGCCCTTGAGGCCACTGGATCAGCCGTTCAAGAACTGGCGAAGAGCGAAGGGCTGCATAGCCATGCCGAATCCGTAAGGCGTCGGCTCAGCTAG
- the rpiA gene encoding ribose-5-phosphate isomerase RpiA gives MADLQTQMKQAVADAAVEQIKNGMVLGLGSGSTAALMIRALGAKLASGELKNIVGVTTSFQGEVLAAELNIPLLSLNAVDRIDLAIDGADEVDPSFQLIKGGGACHVQEKLVAAMADRFVVVVDSTKLVDRLNLDFLLPVEVLPGAWRQVQKTLASMGGSAELRMAQRKAGPVVTDQGNLVLDVKLNGGIDDPASLEKSINNIPGVLENGLFVNLTDEVLVGEISDGVAGVRSLDRRPS, from the coding sequence ATGGCGGATCTTCAAACCCAAATGAAGCAAGCGGTTGCAGATGCCGCGGTTGAGCAAATTAAAAACGGCATGGTTCTTGGGCTTGGTTCCGGATCCACTGCCGCACTCATGATTCGCGCTCTTGGAGCCAAGCTCGCTTCTGGGGAATTAAAAAATATTGTCGGTGTGACGACCTCATTTCAAGGGGAGGTTTTGGCCGCTGAGTTGAACATCCCTCTGTTGAGTCTCAACGCGGTTGATCGGATCGATCTGGCCATCGATGGTGCCGATGAGGTGGATCCCAGTTTTCAGCTCATCAAAGGTGGCGGAGCATGCCACGTTCAGGAAAAACTGGTTGCAGCCATGGCTGATCGATTTGTGGTGGTGGTGGATTCCACGAAACTGGTCGACCGTCTCAACTTGGATTTCTTGTTGCCAGTGGAGGTGCTGCCTGGGGCTTGGCGCCAAGTCCAAAAGACCCTGGCATCCATGGGAGGTAGCGCTGAACTGCGCATGGCCCAGCGAAAGGCTGGCCCAGTGGTGACCGATCAGGGCAATCTTGTGCTCGATGTGAAGCTCAACGGTGGAATCGACGATCCAGCCTCCTTAGAGAAGTCGATTAACAACATTCCAGGCGTTTTGGAAAACGGTTTATTTGTGAACCTGACCGATGAGGTGTTGGTGGGTGAAATCTCCGATGGTGTTGCTGGCGTTCGCAGCCTTGATCGACGCCCTAGCTGA
- a CDS encoding trypsin-like peptidase domain-containing protein translates to MVLDIVLMSASPVQAVEHSFVAKSVRRVAPAVVRIDTERTVERQAFDPTLIDPLLRDLLGDPQLGPERERGQGSGVVIDSKGLVLTNAHVVDRVESVSVTVADGEQLDGRVVGFDPVTDIALVQLEGRNLPPKAPLGDSEVMEVGDWAIALGTPFGLERTVTLGIVSSLHRNINSLGFSDKRLDLIQTDAAINPGNSGGPLVNGEGEVIGINTLVRSGPGAGLGFAIPINLARRVADQLQEQGEVVHPYIGLQLVGLTPRIARDHNKDPNALVQLPERTGALVQSVLPQGPAEDAGLRRGDLVIEVDEKPVADPQALLEVVDAARLSEPLPLTVLRNGRELTLSVKPAPLPGLG, encoded by the coding sequence ATGGTGCTGGACATCGTCTTGATGTCGGCGTCCCCGGTTCAAGCTGTTGAACACAGCTTTGTGGCGAAATCGGTGCGTCGTGTCGCTCCAGCTGTGGTTCGGATCGACACCGAACGCACTGTGGAGCGGCAAGCCTTTGATCCCACGTTGATCGATCCGCTCTTGCGTGATTTGTTGGGGGATCCCCAGTTGGGACCCGAGCGAGAGCGGGGGCAAGGATCTGGTGTTGTGATTGATTCCAAGGGATTGGTTCTCACCAATGCCCACGTTGTCGATCGTGTGGAATCGGTCAGTGTCACCGTTGCTGATGGTGAGCAGCTCGATGGACGGGTCGTGGGATTTGACCCCGTCACCGACATCGCTTTGGTTCAGCTGGAGGGGCGGAACTTGCCTCCGAAAGCGCCTTTAGGTGATTCAGAAGTGATGGAAGTGGGCGATTGGGCGATCGCACTCGGCACGCCCTTTGGCTTGGAACGCACCGTCACCCTCGGCATCGTCAGCAGTCTTCACCGCAATATCAACAGTCTTGGTTTTTCGGACAAACGCCTTGATCTGATCCAGACCGATGCGGCGATCAACCCAGGGAATTCCGGCGGTCCTCTGGTCAACGGAGAAGGAGAAGTGATCGGGATCAATACCCTTGTGCGTTCTGGTCCAGGAGCGGGTCTGGGGTTTGCTATCCCGATCAATTTGGCGAGACGCGTTGCGGATCAGCTGCAGGAACAGGGTGAAGTTGTGCACCCCTATATCGGCTTGCAGTTGGTTGGTTTGACGCCGCGGATTGCCCGGGACCACAACAAAGACCCCAATGCATTGGTGCAACTTCCAGAGCGCACTGGAGCTCTGGTGCAAAGCGTTTTGCCTCAGGGTCCTGCCGAAGACGCTGGGTTGCGTCGTGGTGACCTGGTGATTGAGGTGGATGAAAAGCCTGTGGCAGATCCTCAGGCTTTGCTTGAGGTTGTGGATGCTGCTCGGCTGTCCGAGCCCTTGCCATTAACGGTGTTGCGCAACGGCCGTGAGCTCACCCTGTCTGTTAAACCGGCCCCCTTGCCAGGTTTGGGCTGA
- the grrP gene encoding extracellular substrate binding-like orphan protein GrrP, which produces MRALLASTLGVIALGAPFITIVDAAAGPFAKRTSLKAVIFEDVKPLYQKSGDTYEGFGVDMLNLIKDQAGRRTLKFIPTTSAEDGMKAITSGKADIACGVAFDWGRAEKVSYTIPFAIGGTRLLTKTTINGMPSSLRGRTVGVVKDSSSAKILEAVVPGVSLQAYATPAEAFAAYDSGKISTLAGGTLWLAANSDAKNSDLVPIRPYGRTGIGCIVKQNNGKLLAAANNAIGQTMQEYVNGNAATRVMVNRWIGPGSNVMLPEPVISALYSLLLSTTSEMSVSPN; this is translated from the coding sequence ATGCGAGCACTTCTTGCTTCAACCTTGGGTGTGATTGCTCTGGGAGCCCCCTTCATCACCATCGTTGATGCTGCCGCCGGACCTTTTGCAAAAAGGACGTCGCTGAAGGCTGTGATTTTTGAAGACGTGAAGCCGCTCTATCAAAAGTCGGGCGATACCTACGAAGGTTTTGGCGTCGATATGTTGAACCTGATCAAAGATCAGGCCGGACGACGCACCCTCAAATTCATTCCTACGACGTCCGCAGAGGATGGAATGAAAGCCATCACATCCGGCAAAGCCGACATCGCCTGCGGTGTGGCTTTTGATTGGGGTCGGGCCGAAAAAGTGAGTTACACCATTCCATTTGCAATTGGTGGAACCCGCTTACTGACCAAAACAACCATCAACGGCATGCCTTCATCGCTTCGCGGCAGAACGGTGGGCGTCGTGAAAGATTCCTCATCGGCCAAGATTTTGGAAGCCGTGGTTCCAGGAGTTTCACTTCAGGCCTACGCAACCCCTGCTGAGGCATTCGCTGCCTACGACAGTGGCAAAATCTCCACCCTCGCCGGCGGCACACTTTGGCTTGCTGCAAACAGCGATGCCAAGAACAGCGACCTTGTTCCCATTCGCCCTTACGGCCGGACAGGAATCGGATGCATCGTGAAGCAAAACAATGGCAAATTGCTAGCCGCAGCCAACAACGCCATCGGTCAAACGATGCAGGAATACGTCAACGGCAACGCCGCAACACGCGTAATGGTGAACCGCTGGATTGGTCCCGGTAGCAACGTGATGCTTCCTGAACCGGTGATTAGCGCTCTGTACTCCCTATTACTCAGCACAACCTCGGAAATGTCCGTATCACCCAATTGA
- the grrA gene encoding GrrA/OscA1 family cyclophane-containing rSAM-modified RiPP, giving the protein MKRSLIAFQALLASSAVLCQSAEATSIFNAPDQTNNTVESRIEAARNGNWESLLKNAEQDGALVAKGKWKNGNGNKWSNGGKSSGKWGNGKGGGKFGNSRNSWGNGGYRVGWRNGGGGWRNGGGGFANW; this is encoded by the coding sequence ATGAAACGTTCCCTCATTGCCTTCCAGGCCTTACTCGCTTCAAGTGCTGTGCTGTGCCAGAGCGCTGAAGCCACGTCGATCTTTAATGCTCCAGACCAAACCAACAACACCGTTGAGTCCCGCATTGAAGCGGCTCGCAATGGCAACTGGGAAAGTCTCCTTAAAAATGCAGAACAGGATGGAGCTCTGGTTGCCAAAGGGAAGTGGAAAAACGGCAACGGCAACAAGTGGAGCAATGGTGGCAAGAGCAGCGGGAAGTGGGGTAACGGCAAGGGCGGCGGCAAGTTCGGCAACAGCCGCAACAGCTGGGGCAATGGTGGTTATCGGGTTGGCTGGCGCAACGGCGGTGGAGGCTGGCGCAACGGCGGCGGTGGGTTCGCGAATTGGTAA
- the grrM gene encoding cyclophane-forming radical SAM/SPASM peptide maturase GrrM/OscB, with product MVIAAANVRPDFSQFGPIGLVVIQSTSLCNLDCSYCYLPDRQKKRVFDLDLIPLLVERILESPYAGPEFSLVWHAGEPLTLPTSWYDKATTLINQSLERLGAQDLDIDQHVQTNATLINDDWCDCFRRNRIVVGISVDGPEDIHDAHRRFRNGRGSHALAMRGIEALQRNRVPFHCISVITADAMEQPERMYRFFRDHGINDVGFNVEEKEGINTSSSMAGSNMEAKYKDFLRTFWRLSEQDGYPVVLREFEQVISLIQDDQRMTQNELNRPFSILSVDAQGDFSTFDPELLSVASDRYGTFNLGNLKTHSLEESTRTDSFQRLLQDMTQGVETCQKGCEHFGLCGGGNGSNKFWEHGTLASSETNACRFGTKIPVEVLLERFEEGPPLEVNRTTIAPLSS from the coding sequence TTGGTAATCGCAGCGGCAAACGTTCGGCCCGACTTCAGTCAGTTCGGGCCCATTGGGCTGGTGGTCATCCAATCGACATCGTTATGCAATCTTGACTGCTCATATTGTTATCTTCCAGATCGACAAAAAAAGCGGGTTTTTGATCTCGATTTGATCCCACTTTTAGTTGAAAGGATTTTAGAAAGCCCTTACGCAGGACCAGAATTCTCCCTTGTTTGGCATGCCGGTGAACCTCTCACCTTGCCAACCAGTTGGTACGACAAGGCGACAACACTGATCAACCAATCTCTTGAACGGTTGGGTGCTCAAGATCTAGATATTGATCAACATGTTCAAACCAATGCAACATTGATCAATGACGATTGGTGTGATTGCTTTAGGCGCAATCGAATTGTAGTTGGCATCAGTGTTGACGGACCTGAAGACATTCACGATGCCCATCGACGGTTCCGTAATGGACGTGGGTCCCATGCCCTCGCGATGCGAGGGATTGAAGCCTTACAACGCAATCGGGTGCCGTTTCACTGCATCTCTGTAATCACTGCAGATGCCATGGAACAACCAGAACGAATGTATCGGTTTTTTAGAGACCACGGCATCAACGATGTGGGCTTCAATGTTGAAGAGAAGGAAGGAATCAATACATCGTCTTCAATGGCAGGCTCAAACATGGAGGCGAAATATAAAGACTTTCTCCGCACGTTTTGGCGTCTCAGCGAGCAAGACGGTTATCCCGTTGTCTTGCGCGAATTTGAGCAGGTGATCAGCCTTATTCAAGATGATCAGCGCATGACGCAGAACGAATTGAACCGCCCTTTTTCAATTTTAAGCGTTGATGCCCAAGGTGATTTCTCCACGTTTGATCCTGAACTTCTTTCCGTAGCCAGCGATCGCTACGGCACTTTCAACCTTGGCAATCTCAAAACGCACAGCCTCGAAGAATCAACGCGGACGGATTCATTTCAGCGCCTGCTTCAAGACATGACCCAGGGAGTGGAAACGTGCCAGAAGGGCTGCGAACACTTTGGGTTGTGCGGAGGTGGGAATGGAAGCAACAAGTTCTGGGAGCACGGCACCCTGGCCTCCAGTGAAACCAACGCCTGCCGCTTTGGCACCAAAATCCCCGTGGAAGTCCTGCTCGAGCGTTTCGAAGAAGGTCCACCCTTGGAGGTGAACCGAACAACCATTGCGCCCCTGAGTTCGTAA
- the rimP gene encoding ribosome maturation factor RimP encodes MPHPLLPELEQLTQRVAGLQGFELCGIQLLTHLNPITLQVQIRHTNGSDVNLDDCAGFSGVLGEALEESQQLIEAYVLEISSPGIGEQLSCDRDFQTFRGFPVDVTHRDQGNVEHHLEGLLHERNTDSLQINIRGRIKSIPRDQVIEVRLTTPGQ; translated from the coding sequence TTGCCCCATCCTCTTCTGCCAGAACTTGAGCAGCTCACCCAACGGGTTGCAGGTCTTCAAGGCTTCGAGCTGTGTGGGATTCAATTGCTCACGCATTTGAACCCCATCACTCTGCAAGTTCAGATCCGACACACCAACGGGTCCGACGTCAACCTTGATGATTGCGCTGGATTTAGTGGTGTTCTCGGCGAAGCATTAGAGGAATCCCAGCAACTGATCGAGGCTTATGTCCTCGAAATCAGCAGCCCAGGGATTGGCGAGCAACTGAGTTGTGATCGCGATTTCCAGACTTTCCGCGGTTTTCCTGTGGATGTCACCCATCGTGATCAGGGGAACGTAGAGCATCACTTGGAAGGTCTTCTGCACGAACGCAATACGGATTCACTGCAGATCAACATCCGTGGGCGGATCAAAAGCATCCCTCGCGACCAAGTGATCGAGGTACGCCTCACCACCCCTGGCCAATAA
- the nusA gene encoding transcription termination factor NusA, producing the protein MALVLLPGLTNLIDDISEEKKLAPQVVEAALREALLKGYERYRRTLYIGISEDPFDEDYFSNFDVGLDLEEEGYRVLASKIIVDEVESEDHQIALAEVMQVAEDAQAGDTVVLDVTPEKEDFGRMAAATTKQVLAQKLRDQQRRMIQEEFADLEDPVLTARVIRFERQSIIMAVSSGLGRPEVEAELPRRDQLPNDNYRANATFKVFLKEVSEVPRRGPQLFVSRSNAGLVVYLFENEVPEIQEGSVRIVAVAREANPPSRSVGPRTKVAVDSIEREVDPVGACIGARGSRIQQVVNELRGEKIDVIRWSQDPGQYIANSLSPARVEMVRLVDPAGQHAHVLVPPDQLSLAIGREGQNVRLAARLTGWKIDIKNSTEYDQAAEDAVVAELISQREEEEALQQEAEERLAVEQAARAEEDARLRELYPLPEDDEDYVDEAELSDEPSATFVEEDAVEAVVEEVEGEEAASEETGEASTDADADAEVNLSEDAR; encoded by the coding sequence ATGGCTCTCGTCCTGCTTCCAGGTCTCACCAATCTGATCGATGACATCAGTGAGGAGAAAAAACTCGCTCCGCAAGTTGTTGAAGCAGCTCTACGGGAAGCCCTGCTGAAGGGATATGAGCGATACCGGCGCACTCTCTATATAGGCATTAGCGAAGACCCTTTTGATGAGGATTACTTCAGCAATTTTGATGTTGGCCTTGATCTCGAAGAGGAGGGATATCGAGTTCTTGCCAGCAAAATCATTGTTGACGAAGTTGAAAGTGAGGATCATCAAATTGCCCTCGCAGAGGTGATGCAAGTGGCCGAAGACGCCCAAGCTGGCGACACGGTTGTGCTTGATGTCACGCCAGAGAAAGAAGATTTCGGCCGCATGGCTGCGGCCACGACAAAACAGGTCTTGGCCCAAAAGCTGCGTGATCAGCAGCGCCGGATGATTCAAGAGGAGTTCGCCGACCTGGAGGATCCCGTCCTCACAGCCCGGGTGATCCGGTTCGAACGTCAGTCGATCATCATGGCGGTGAGTTCTGGCCTGGGAAGGCCCGAAGTGGAGGCGGAACTTCCACGTCGCGACCAACTTCCCAACGACAACTATCGCGCCAACGCCACCTTCAAGGTGTTTTTGAAAGAGGTGAGCGAAGTGCCTCGACGCGGGCCTCAACTGTTCGTGAGCCGCTCAAATGCTGGTCTCGTTGTTTATCTGTTCGAAAACGAAGTTCCAGAGATTCAAGAAGGTTCCGTCCGCATCGTGGCCGTTGCCCGTGAAGCGAACCCACCATCACGTTCCGTTGGCCCTCGCACCAAAGTCGCCGTCGACAGCATTGAGCGAGAAGTCGACCCTGTTGGCGCCTGCATTGGTGCTCGCGGTTCCAGAATCCAACAGGTGGTGAATGAGCTCCGCGGCGAAAAAATTGATGTGATTCGCTGGTCACAAGATCCAGGCCAATACATCGCTAACTCCTTGAGTCCTGCCCGGGTCGAAATGGTGCGGCTCGTCGATCCCGCCGGACAACATGCCCACGTTTTAGTGCCACCCGATCAACTCAGCCTGGCCATTGGCCGCGAGGGTCAAAACGTGCGTCTAGCCGCTCGACTAACCGGTTGGAAAATTGACATCAAGAATTCAACGGAATACGACCAGGCCGCAGAAGATGCAGTTGTTGCCGAACTGATTTCTCAACGGGAAGAGGAGGAAGCGCTTCAGCAAGAAGCGGAGGAGCGCCTTGCGGTGGAGCAAGCAGCCAGGGCAGAAGAAGATGCACGCCTTCGGGAGCTTTATCCCCTGCCAGAAGACGATGAGGATTATGTCGATGAGGCGGAACTCTCAGACGAACCCTCTGCAACATTTGTCGAGGAAGATGCCGTCGAAGCCGTCGTTGAAGAGGTAGAGGGTGAGGAAGCTGCCTCTGAGGAGACAGGCGAGGCCAGCACTGATGCTGATGCTGATGCTGAAGTCAATCTGAGCGAGGACGCCCGGTGA
- a CDS encoding YlxR family protein has translation MSAKPILRRCVACRQLLDRRHLWRVIRDHKDGVLLDLGMGRSAYLCPKEECLEEARRRKRLQKALRCQVPDAVLTTLNERLSASTGVSAEAN, from the coding sequence GTGAGCGCTAAGCCCATCCTCCGTCGTTGCGTGGCATGCCGCCAGCTCCTGGATCGTCGCCACCTTTGGCGGGTGATCCGTGACCATAAGGATGGAGTCCTTCTGGACTTAGGGATGGGCCGCTCGGCCTATCTCTGTCCAAAGGAAGAGTGCCTTGAGGAGGCTCGGCGCCGTAAACGCCTGCAAAAAGCTCTGCGATGTCAGGTGCCGGATGCAGTCCTTACAACGCTGAATGAGCGGCTCAGTGCAAGCACTGGTGTATCCGCTGAGGCAAACTAA